A single window of Sphingobacterium sp. ML3W DNA harbors:
- a CDS encoding DnaJ C-terminal domain-containing protein: protein MAFVDYYKVLGIDKTASIDAVKKAYRKLARKYHPDLNPNDEAAKQKFQEINEANEVLSDSEKRKKYDQYGENWERGEEYERAQQQYRQPDGNPFGGSQSYSGNFDDGQFSDFFEQMFGSRTGGGRRNNFRGQDFNAELELTQQQAYTTHPQTFTINGKNIRINIQAGVEDGQKIKLKGLGSDGVNGGPKGDLYITFNIIPDHKFKRQGNDLYTSLDIDLYTAVLGGEAIIDTYGGKIKLKIQPETQNNAKVRLKGKGFPIYKKEGEFGDLYVSMNVLIPTNLSDKEKELFKQLADLKK, encoded by the coding sequence ATGGCATTTGTAGATTACTATAAAGTACTTGGTATTGACAAAACTGCATCCATAGATGCTGTAAAAAAGGCTTATCGGAAATTAGCGCGAAAGTATCATCCAGATTTAAATCCGAATGATGAGGCGGCAAAACAAAAATTTCAAGAGATAAATGAAGCAAACGAAGTGCTCTCAGATAGTGAAAAACGTAAAAAGTACGATCAATATGGCGAGAACTGGGAACGTGGTGAAGAATACGAAAGGGCACAACAACAATATCGTCAACCAGATGGCAACCCATTTGGGGGATCGCAAAGCTATTCGGGTAATTTTGATGACGGACAATTTTCTGATTTTTTCGAACAAATGTTTGGCAGTCGAACAGGTGGGGGAAGAAGAAATAACTTTCGAGGTCAGGATTTCAATGCTGAACTGGAATTAACGCAGCAACAGGCTTATACTACCCACCCGCAGACCTTTACGATAAATGGTAAAAACATTCGCATCAACATTCAGGCTGGTGTAGAAGACGGTCAAAAAATAAAGCTGAAAGGTCTTGGCAGTGATGGCGTAAATGGAGGACCTAAGGGTGACCTCTACATCACTTTCAACATCATTCCCGATCATAAGTTCAAAAGACAGGGTAACGACCTTTATACCTCACTAGATATCGATCTATATACTGCAGTCTTAGGGGGTGAAGCAATCATTGATACGTATGGTGGTAAAATAAAACTTAAGATTCAACCTGAAACACAAAACAATGCCAAGGTAAGGTTGAAGGGAAAGGGCTTCCCTATCTATAAAAAAGAAGGTGAATTTGGTGATTTATATGTCAGCATGAATGTGCTTATCCCAACAAATTTAAGTGATAAAGAAAAAGAACTTTTTAAACAATTAGCAGATTTAAAAAAATAA
- a CDS encoding chaperone modulator CbpM yields the protein MERTLIRLSDYCHSRKAEITFIETLNEYGLLHIIIQQEEKYIEEEQLRDLERFSDWYYDLDVNPAGIEVAHYLVQKVEELQHELQKLKNQLKALES from the coding sequence ATGGAAAGAACGCTAATCCGATTATCAGATTACTGCCATTCTAGGAAAGCAGAAATTACTTTTATAGAGACATTAAATGAATATGGACTTCTACATATTATCATCCAACAGGAGGAAAAATACATCGAAGAGGAGCAGCTGAGGGATTTAGAAAGGTTTTCAGATTGGTATTATGACCTTGACGTCAATCCTGCAGGTATTGAGGTTGCCCATTATCTTGTCCAAAAAGTAGAGGAGCTGCAACATGAATTACAAAAGTTAAAAAATCAACTCAAAGCATTGGAATCATAG